One window of the Megalops cyprinoides isolate fMegCyp1 chromosome 2, fMegCyp1.pri, whole genome shotgun sequence genome contains the following:
- the LOC118771146 gene encoding insulin gene enhancer protein ISL-2-like, translating to MGDQNNSDRHCSKGVCPAGALWVCAGCGGAIRDPVVLCVGPDQRWHASCLRCAECRCPLEGSASCFLKNGRTLCRGDYTRMFAVKCGGCREAVLPTHLVLKAGGHVYHPKCLRCSLCNRLMLPGDCFTLGSQGLCCQADHKKPEQRSCTGAKSERLKEDGQRPGKGDVSRDRQRGRGGGMRVRTVLSDAQLRALRSCYSQTPRPDAHIKLRLGQLTGLSPRVIRVWFQNKRCKDKRNSLRGASAGDLTCATLLYATARPMVVRTPEPPDLALPPGPFIFTPHSLAACPLGGSVALSSLSASASVNKQHRSAPQSGPFSSCTGACRTAPHHPTPRGDRHMWGPLGRWKG from the exons ATGGGAGATCAGAACAATTCAGACAGAC ACTGTAGTAAGGGAGTGTGTCCAGCAGGGGCGCTGTGGGTCTGTGCTGGCTGTGGAGGAGCCATCAGAGACCCTGTGGTGCTGTGCGTGGGGCCTGATCAGCGGTGGCATGCCAGCTGCCTGCGCTGTGCTGAGTGCAGATGCCCCCTGGAGGGAAGCGCCAGCTGCTTCTTGAAAAACGGCCGGACCCTCTGCAGAGGGGATTACACCAG GATGTTTGCAGTGAAGTGTGGGGGCTGTAGGGAGGCAGTGCTTCCCACCCATCTGGTTTTGAAGGCAGGGGGACATGTCTATCACCCCAAATGCCTGCGCTGTTCACTCTGTAATCGATTGATGCTGCCTGGGGATTGCTTCACTTTGGGGTCGCAAGGACTATGCTGCCAGGCAGATCATAAGAAGCCAGAGCAGAGGAGCTGTACAGGAGCCAAATCTGAGAGATTAAAGGAAG ACGGGCAGAGGCCAGGGAAGGGTGACGTGTCGCGGGACAGGCAGCGGGGCAGGGGCGGAGGGATGCGAGTGCGCACAGTGCTCAGCGACGCTCAGCTCAGAGCTCTCCGTTCCTGCTACTCCCAGACCCCCCGACCCGACGCGCACATCAAGCTCCGCCTGGGCCAGCTGACTGGCCTGAGCCCGCGGGTCATCCGGGTCTGGTTCCAGAACAAGCGCTGCAAGGACAAGAGGAACAGTCTGAGGGGTGCCAGTGCAGGAGACCTGACCTGCGCA ACCCTCTTGTATGCCACAGCCAGACCCATGGTGGTTCGCACCCCTGAGCCACCTGACCTTGCCCTCCCG CCCGGCCCGTTTATTTTCACACCACATTCCCTCGCAGCCTGCCCTCTCGGCGGGAGTGTCGCCCTCTCGTCTCTGTCCGCCTCTGCCTCCGTCAACAAACAGCACCGCAGCGCACCTCAGAGCGGGCCTTTCTCCTCCTGCACCGGAGCGTGCCGCAcagccccccaccaccccaccccccggggGGACAGACACATGTGGGGTCCGCTCGGGAGATGGAAGGGCTGA
- the s1pr3a gene encoding sphingosine 1-phosphate receptor 3a has product MEHVVLDGMDMEIVKHYNHSGKWGRPRSSGACKTALLLMICVLIVLENVTVLLALWRNKRFHNRMYVLIGNLALSDLLAGVAYVVNIFTSGSRTFYLKPAQWLAREGSMFVALSASTFSLLAIGIERHMTMVRLRPCKVAGRGRLLGLLGACWAVSVLLGALPSLGWNCRNQLSSCSTVLPLYDKKYVAFCISVFTGLLVAIVILYIRIYQLVTSSGRRVSSRPSERSLALLRTVVIVLGVFVVCWAPLFLLLLLDVGCSPTRCPVLYQVDWFIALAVLNSALNPLIYTLSSREMRAAFFRLLCCCQPHLDSPPANAAAPHLGTVIPTVENSKSSIGGSGSGVTGAARGPPTKGKIPTPLSSSHQRADPPAPTPSHPSGPADLFSAVLVKAGALPSLGKF; this is encoded by the coding sequence ATGGAGCATGTGGTGCTGGACGGGATGGACATGGAGATTGTCAAGCACTACAACCACTCGGGGAAATGGGGGCGTCCGCGGAGCAGCGGGGCCTGTAAGACGGCCCTGCTGCTGATGATCTGCGTGCTCATCGTGCTGGAGAACGTCACTGTGTTGCTGGCCCTGTGGAGGAATAAGCGCTTCCACAACCGCATGTACGTCCTCATTGGCAACCTGGCACTGTCCGACCTGCTGGCCGGCGTGGCCTACGTGGTCAACATCTTCACCTCGGGCAGCCGCACCTTCTACCTCAAGCCGGCTCAGTGGCTGGCGCGTGAGGGAAGCATGTTCGTGGCCCTCAGCGCCTCCACCTTCAGCCTGCTCGCCATTGGCATCGAGCGTCACATGACGATGGTCCGCCTGCGGCCCTGCAAGGTGGCGGGGCGGGGTCggctgctggggctgctgggggCATGCTGGGCGGTGTCAGTGCTGCTTGGCGCTCTGCCTAGCCTCGGCTGGAACTGCCGGAACCAGCTGTCCTCCTGCTCCACCGTGCTGCCCCTATACGACAAGAAATATGTGGCTTTCTGCATCAGCGTCTTCACCGGCCTGCTGGTGGCCATCGTCATCCTCTACATCCGCATCTACCAGCTGGTGACGTCGAGCGGGAGACGGGTGAGCAGCCGGCCCTCGGAGCGCTCGCTGGCCTTGCTGCGCACTGTGGTCATCGTGCTGGGCGTATTTGTGGTGTGCTGGGCGcccctcttcctgctgctgctcctggatGTGGGCTGCAGCCCGACGCGCTGCCCTGTGCTGTACCAGGTGGACTGGTTCATCGCCCTGGCCGTGCTCAACTCGGCCCTCAACCCCCTCATCTACACCCTGTCCAGCCGGGAGATGAGGGCCGCCTTCTTCCgcctgctgtgctgctgccagCCGCACCTAGACTCCCCGCCTGCCAATGCAGCCGCCCCCCACCTGGGCACGGTCATCCCCACGGTGGAGAACAGTAAGTCCAGCATCGGCGGCAGTGGGAGTGGGGTGACAGGGGCAGCCCGGGGGCCGCCCACCAAGGGTAAGATACCAACTCCCTTGAGTTCCAGCCACCAGCGGGCTGACCCTCCCGCCCCCACGCCCTCACACCCCTCTGGCCCTGCTGACCTGTTCTCTGCGGTCCTGGTTAAGGCGGGGGCGCTCCCCTCACTGGGAAAGTTCTGA